From Spirosoma agri, one genomic window encodes:
- a CDS encoding cytochrome C oxidase subunit IV family protein: MSDHTHGTHEVGEIPPADTGVIWRTFWILLAITAVEFTLAYFMKAGGLRTSIFVIMTLIKAFYIVGEFMHLKHEVKSLIWAIVVPVIFIVWLLIALLTEGGSIFELR; the protein is encoded by the coding sequence ATGTCTGATCATACACACGGAACCCATGAAGTTGGCGAGATCCCACCAGCGGATACGGGTGTTATCTGGAGAACCTTCTGGATACTTCTAGCCATTACTGCCGTCGAATTTACACTGGCTTATTTTATGAAAGCTGGCGGTTTAAGAACATCCATCTTCGTTATCATGACGTTGATAAAAGCGTTCTATATCGTTGGTGAGTTCATGCACCTTAAGCACGAGGTAAAAAGCCTTATCTGGGCCATCGTTGTTCCCGTAATTTTTATTGTGTGGTTACTTATTGCCCTATTGACCGAAGGCGGTTCAATTTTTGAATTACGTTAA
- a CDS encoding glycosyltransferase family protein gives MRVLFLVQGEGRGHLTQALSLAQILTIAGHEVVGALVGVTAERSVPAFFSEKFSAPITPIFSPGLVYNAGTNELEPTRTTIRAIRSIRPFWRSLKQVRDHIETKRPDVVVNFYEMLGGLTYAFLRPSVPMICIAHQYFAFHSNFQRPKGQWFYRQAFKFNTRLTCFGAKELLALSFDKQADEPSQRIRVVPPLLRQEITAMKPTSGDFLLAYVTQPGLKIELAKAHQEHPAVSMHGFHSGVSVPDEVTDETLTYHAIDGKRFLEFMARCKAIVTTAGFESVCEAAYLGKPALMIPQPNHFEQSCNAIDGQRAGVGVAADRFDLDKLLSYLPQYDSQVSERFRAWHAQGYFLFLAALNRATTPKSKSSGGFFLTRVRHLLRS, from the coding sequence ATGCGTGTTTTATTTTTAGTTCAGGGCGAAGGACGTGGCCACTTGACCCAGGCATTGTCGCTGGCTCAAATTCTAACGATTGCGGGTCACGAAGTTGTAGGGGCTCTGGTGGGCGTAACAGCCGAACGAAGCGTACCGGCTTTTTTTAGCGAGAAATTTAGCGCACCGATTACGCCAATCTTCAGTCCAGGGCTGGTTTACAACGCGGGCACCAATGAACTCGAACCAACCAGAACAACGATTCGGGCCATTCGGTCTATCCGTCCCTTCTGGCGCAGTTTGAAGCAGGTGCGTGACCACATCGAAACGAAGCGGCCCGATGTAGTCGTTAACTTCTACGAAATGCTCGGTGGCCTGACGTATGCCTTCCTGCGCCCATCGGTCCCGATGATCTGCATAGCGCATCAGTATTTCGCCTTCCACTCTAACTTCCAGCGGCCTAAAGGACAATGGTTCTATCGGCAGGCGTTCAAATTTAATACACGTCTGACCTGTTTCGGGGCGAAGGAATTGCTGGCGTTGTCGTTCGATAAGCAAGCCGATGAGCCGAGCCAGCGTATTCGGGTCGTACCGCCCCTGTTGCGTCAGGAGATCACGGCTATGAAACCCACATCGGGCGATTTTCTATTGGCCTATGTTACGCAGCCAGGTCTGAAGATCGAGCTGGCAAAAGCGCATCAGGAACATCCGGCGGTTTCGATGCATGGCTTCCATTCGGGCGTCAGCGTTCCCGACGAAGTGACTGACGAAACGTTGACCTATCATGCCATTGATGGTAAACGGTTTCTGGAGTTTATGGCGCGCTGTAAAGCGATCGTTACAACAGCTGGCTTCGAATCCGTTTGCGAGGCCGCTTATCTGGGCAAACCTGCTCTTATGATTCCGCAACCGAACCACTTCGAGCAGTCCTGTAACGCAATCGATGGGCAACGGGCGGGCGTTGGCGTGGCTGCTGACCGATTCGACCTGGATAAGTTACTCAGCTATCTACCGCAGTACGATAGTCAGGTCAGTGAGCGGTTCCGGGCGTGGCATGCTCAGGGTTATTTCCTGTTCCTGGCGGCTTTAAACCGCGCCACAACGCCCAAAAGCAAATCGTCGGGTGGTTTCTTCCTCACCCGCGTCCGGCACCTGCTACGGTCGTAA
- a CDS encoding cytochrome c oxidase subunit 3, which produces MAATVTTDSPTTDSGQVFDKKTWMGGVEPMKISYGKLMMWFFLISDTFTFSALLVTYGLIRYSYPAWDPAIFGEVFKFSNLYWPTPEKVYNSVPFLHGIDLPLIFVGIMTFILIFSSVTMVLAVEAGHRMDRADVEKYMLWTILGGFTFLGSQAWEWSHFIHGTETGTTISELVNGQTIQRTIFGANLVENQYGPPAFADLFFFITGFHGTHVFSGVILNILIFYRAATGLYDRRGHYEMVEKVGLYWHFVDLVWVFVFTFFYLV; this is translated from the coding sequence ATGGCGGCTACTGTGACGACCGATTCCCCAACGACTGACTCCGGACAAGTGTTCGACAAAAAAACCTGGATGGGTGGTGTCGAACCCATGAAGATAAGCTACGGTAAGCTGATGATGTGGTTCTTCCTGATCTCAGATACGTTCACGTTCTCGGCGTTGCTGGTGACGTACGGTCTGATTCGGTATAGCTACCCAGCCTGGGACCCGGCCATTTTTGGTGAAGTATTCAAGTTTTCGAATCTTTATTGGCCAACCCCGGAAAAGGTTTATAACTCAGTACCGTTTCTGCATGGTATCGATCTGCCCTTGATCTTCGTAGGTATCATGACCTTTATCCTCATTTTCAGTAGTGTTACAATGGTACTAGCTGTTGAGGCTGGACATCGGATGGACCGGGCTGATGTTGAGAAATATATGTTGTGGACCATTCTGGGCGGGTTTACCTTTTTGGGAAGTCAGGCCTGGGAGTGGAGTCACTTTATCCATGGTACGGAGACGGGTACAACCATTAGTGAACTGGTTAACGGTCAAACCATTCAACGTACGATCTTTGGTGCCAATCTGGTCGAAAATCAGTACGGTCCTCCTGCTTTTGCTGACTTGTTCTTTTTCATAACCGGTTTCCACGGAACACACGTATTTAGCGGTGTCATTCTGAACATCCTGATTTTCTACCGGGCTGCAACGGGTTTATATGATCGTCGTGGACACTACGAAATGGTTGAAAAAGTAGGTCTTTACTGGCACTTTGTCGATCTTGTTTGGGTATTCGTATTCACCTTCTTTTATCTGGTTTAA
- a CDS encoding DUF420 domain-containing protein, whose protein sequence is METLQPVQERKANRVINILSLAIPLAVATLLGIRQKVNLGEWTTYLPHINGAINSITSVLLLTGFYFIRQKNVEAHKRTMLMAFALGTVFLVSYVLYHLTNESTPFGGQGLIRPVYYFLLVSHIVLSVVVVWFVLRAVYFALSGQIIKHKQAVKYAFPIWLYVSTTGVIVYLMIRPYYIH, encoded by the coding sequence ATGGAAACGCTGCAACCTGTACAGGAACGAAAGGCTAACCGCGTTATCAATATATTGTCGCTGGCCATTCCGTTAGCTGTTGCCACTCTGTTAGGCATTCGGCAAAAGGTAAACCTCGGCGAGTGGACAACGTATCTGCCGCACATCAACGGCGCTATTAACTCAATAACGTCGGTACTGTTACTTACTGGTTTCTACTTCATTCGGCAGAAAAACGTCGAAGCGCACAAGCGGACGATGTTGATGGCATTTGCCCTTGGTACTGTGTTTCTGGTTAGTTACGTGTTGTATCACTTGACGAATGAATCGACGCCATTTGGTGGGCAGGGGTTGATCAGACCAGTCTATTATTTTTTGCTGGTTTCGCACATCGTGTTGTCAGTAGTTGTTGTCTGGTTTGTTTTGCGGGCGGTTTATTTTGCGCTTAGTGGGCAAATTATAAAGCACAAGCAAGCCGTTAAATACGCTTTTCCAATCTGGTTGTACGTTAGTACTACGGGCGTAATCGTTTATCTGATGATTAGACCGTATTACATCCATTAG
- a CDS encoding acetyltransferase produces the protein MENPVLIFGAGSLGLTALDLFQRNNVVVYGLLDDNKELHGKEFGEVTVLGETDDDGFLKLIGQKCEAFIAISDSRVRKRLVKLLNERRKVQPVNAIHDTAVVSKMVLLGHGNLIAARAVVNPFSEIGHHCIIQSGAVIESQAKLGDYVNVGTGSVINSGVTIGEGAFIGTGATIIAGVTIGKNARVGAGSVVVENVDANATVFGNPANKL, from the coding sequence ATGGAAAATCCGGTGCTAATTTTTGGGGCAGGAAGCCTGGGCCTGACAGCCTTAGATTTATTCCAGCGTAATAACGTTGTCGTTTATGGGTTGCTGGACGACAACAAAGAACTGCACGGGAAAGAGTTTGGGGAGGTAACGGTGCTGGGCGAAACGGACGATGATGGCTTCCTGAAGCTTATCGGCCAAAAATGCGAAGCGTTCATTGCCATCAGCGACTCGCGCGTTCGCAAACGGCTGGTTAAATTACTCAACGAACGGCGTAAGGTTCAGCCCGTCAATGCTATTCACGACACAGCCGTTGTGTCTAAAATGGTCTTACTCGGACATGGTAACCTGATTGCGGCTCGTGCCGTCGTCAATCCCTTTTCGGAAATCGGTCATCACTGCATTATTCAATCGGGAGCTGTTATTGAAAGCCAGGCCAAGCTCGGTGATTACGTAAATGTAGGAACCGGGAGCGTCATTAACAGTGGCGTGACGATCGGCGAAGGGGCTTTCATTGGCACAGGGGCAACGATCATTGCCGGGGTGACCATCGGGAAAAACGCCCGTGTGGGAGCGGGCTCAGTGGTTGTGGAGAACGTCGATGCGAACGCAACCGTATTCGGCAATCCCGCCAATAAACTGTAG
- a CDS encoding UDP-2,3-diacylglucosamine diphosphatase → MKSSTQFRTIVLSDIHLGTAGSKAKEATEFLRNYSCQRLILNGDIIDGWQLKQYGTWKKKHTAFFKTVLKQIVHYNTKVIYLRGNHDDFLDQVMPLKVGRNFCIRKDYILLSGDKKFYITHGDVFDSITSQMKWLAYLGDIGYTFLLWVNKFYNQYRNWRGLPYYSLSQQVKSRIKQAVSYISDYEQKLTELARARNCDGVICGHIHQPAIHDYDGIMYMNSGDWVETMSALVEDHDGNWSLLYYTSDNDEEEQQPVQVGPALSIQID, encoded by the coding sequence ATGAAATCAAGTACGCAGTTCCGCACCATTGTACTCTCTGACATTCACCTCGGCACTGCCGGTTCAAAAGCCAAAGAGGCCACTGAGTTTCTGCGCAATTATTCGTGCCAGCGGCTCATTCTCAATGGTGATATTATTGATGGATGGCAGTTGAAACAGTACGGTACCTGGAAGAAGAAACATACTGCTTTTTTTAAGACGGTTTTAAAGCAAATCGTTCATTACAACACAAAAGTCATCTATTTACGCGGTAATCACGACGATTTTCTGGATCAGGTGATGCCCCTTAAAGTGGGACGGAACTTCTGTATACGCAAAGATTATATACTGCTGTCCGGCGACAAAAAATTCTACATTACCCACGGCGACGTTTTTGATTCGATCACCTCACAAATGAAGTGGCTGGCCTATCTGGGCGACATTGGCTACACCTTTCTACTTTGGGTAAATAAGTTTTACAATCAGTACCGCAACTGGCGAGGCTTGCCTTACTATTCTCTCTCCCAGCAGGTTAAGAGCCGAATTAAACAAGCGGTTAGTTACATTTCCGATTACGAGCAAAAACTGACGGAGCTGGCCCGCGCCCGTAACTGCGACGGCGTCATCTGCGGCCATATCCACCAGCCCGCCATTCATGACTATGACGGGATCATGTACATGAACTCCGGCGACTGGGTCGAAACGATGAGCGCACTCGTCGAGGACCATGATGGCAACTGGAGTTTGCTCTACTATACGTCTGACAACGATGAAGAAGAACAGCAGCCAGTGCAAGTTGGCCCAGCACTAAGCATTCAGATCGACTAA
- a CDS encoding cytochrome c oxidase subunit 3 produces MSELVNDIKFVEEPEETLSMNPKKFILWLFIVSIIMLFAAMTSAYLVRRAEGNWMEYTIPSVFSYSSIVLVASSLTMHWAYLAAKKDNFGSLKIAITITFALGIAFLYMQFQGWVELVNQNVFFVGNPAGSFMYIFTGLHAFHLISGLIVLLFSLVAVFRFRIHAKSLNQLEIAAGYWHFLDILWLYLFFFLVYFH; encoded by the coding sequence ATGAGTGAATTAGTAAATGACATAAAATTTGTTGAGGAGCCGGAAGAAACGCTCTCGATGAACCCCAAGAAATTTATTCTTTGGCTGTTCATCGTCAGTATTATTATGCTCTTTGCCGCCATGACCAGTGCGTATCTGGTTCGGAGAGCCGAAGGAAACTGGATGGAATATACGATACCGTCCGTCTTTTCGTACAGTTCAATTGTTCTGGTCGCGAGTAGTCTGACAATGCACTGGGCTTATCTAGCTGCAAAAAAAGATAACTTCGGCAGTCTGAAGATAGCGATAACTATTACTTTTGCACTTGGAATCGCCTTTTTGTATATGCAGTTCCAGGGTTGGGTTGAGTTAGTCAATCAAAATGTGTTTTTCGTTGGCAATCCGGCTGGCTCGTTCATGTATATATTTACAGGCTTGCATGCGTTCCATTTGATTTCGGGCCTGATCGTGTTACTTTTTTCTTTGGTGGCTGTATTTAGGTTTCGGATTCACGCAAAGAGCTTAAATCAACTGGAAATTGCCGCCGGTTACTGGCATTTTTTAGACATTTTGTGGTTGTATTTGTTTTTCTTTCTAGTCTATTTTCATTGA
- the fcl gene encoding GDP-L-fucose synthase, translating into MEKQARIYVAGHRGMVGSAIVRKLHAEGYENIIVRTSSELDLRNQAAVANFFAEEKPEYVFLAAAKVGGIMANNIYRAEFLYDNLLIESNIIHSSYETGVTKLLFLGSSCIYPKLAPQPLKEEYLLSGFLESTNEPYAIAKITGIKLCEAYRSQYGCNFISAMPTNLYGPNDNYDLQGSHVLPALIRKFHEAKINDQPSVEIWGTGSPMREFLHADDLADACFYLMEHYSDELFVNIGTGEDVTIRELAEMVKETIGFEGELRWNTEKPDGTPRKLMDVSRLHAMGWKHTTELREGIERTYQDFLANEVLYVE; encoded by the coding sequence GTGGAAAAACAGGCCCGCATTTACGTTGCCGGACACCGAGGTATGGTCGGCTCAGCTATTGTTCGCAAGTTACATGCCGAAGGGTATGAAAATATAATTGTCCGTACCTCATCTGAATTAGATCTTCGTAATCAGGCAGCGGTAGCCAATTTTTTTGCCGAAGAGAAGCCCGAGTATGTGTTTCTGGCAGCGGCTAAAGTTGGCGGCATTATGGCCAATAATATATACCGCGCCGAGTTCCTTTACGATAATCTATTGATCGAATCGAACATCATCCATAGCTCTTACGAAACAGGGGTGACTAAGCTATTGTTCCTTGGTTCGTCGTGCATCTATCCGAAGCTGGCTCCGCAGCCGCTTAAGGAAGAATATTTGCTGAGTGGCTTTTTGGAATCGACCAACGAGCCATACGCGATCGCTAAAATAACGGGTATTAAACTCTGCGAAGCGTACCGAAGTCAGTATGGCTGTAATTTCATCTCGGCGATGCCGACGAATTTGTACGGTCCCAACGACAACTACGATTTGCAGGGATCGCACGTGTTGCCCGCATTGATCCGTAAGTTCCACGAGGCTAAAATCAATGATCAGCCTTCGGTTGAAATCTGGGGGACGGGTTCACCAATGCGTGAATTCCTCCACGCCGATGACCTTGCCGATGCCTGTTTCTACCTGATGGAACATTACAGCGACGAACTGTTTGTCAACATTGGTACGGGTGAAGATGTTACCATTCGCGAACTGGCCGAAATGGTCAAAGAAACGATTGGCTTCGAAGGCGAACTGCGCTGGAACACCGAAAAACCCGACGGTACACCTCGTAAGCTGATGGATGTTTCGCGGCTTCACGCTATGGGCTGGAAACACACAACCGAGTTACGTGAGGGCATTGAACGTACCTACCAGGATTTCCTTGCCAACGAAGTGTTGTACGTCGAGTAG
- a CDS encoding DUF983 domain-containing protein has protein sequence MKDVSKLQAVLNGLCPRCRQGKLFTKPFYSPKGFDEMYEHCPHCGLRYEVEPGYFVGAMYVSYAISGGFALVIGFLLFYLAGDPEGWVYAAVVAPVMVLIAPINFRISRVIWLHYVAGIKHVKGL, from the coding sequence ATGAAAGACGTCTCGAAATTACAGGCCGTGTTAAACGGGCTTTGTCCCAGATGTAGACAGGGCAAACTGTTCACCAAGCCCTTTTATTCGCCAAAAGGTTTTGATGAGATGTATGAGCACTGTCCGCATTGCGGATTGCGTTACGAAGTTGAACCAGGCTATTTTGTCGGTGCGATGTATGTAAGCTACGCTATATCAGGTGGGTTTGCTTTAGTCATAGGCTTCCTGCTATTTTACTTGGCGGGCGACCCTGAAGGATGGGTTTATGCGGCTGTCGTAGCGCCTGTTATGGTCTTGATCGCACCTATAAATTTTCGAATATCACGCGTTATCTGGCTCCATTATGTAGCTGGCATCAAACATGTAAAAGGGCTTTAA
- a CDS encoding NAD(P)H-binding protein, whose protein sequence is MSQEIVSIIGCGWIGLPLAEQLLSAGYVVKGSTTTAEKVTLLRQKKIDVHQLLLNPEPIGDLAALLEADTLVIDIPPKAAKTGDDFHPLQIQHIIDAVQQSTVQHVIYVSSTSVYPDLNRVVVEDDITIPEQSPSPGLVMAERLVQTLEPERSVTILRCGGLLGYDRNPGKYVAGKTVDTGSVPVNYLHPDDAVGILTVLVQQKPAGVYNAAAPLHPTREAIYRKSCSEFGYALPTFVEPPKPVPYKVISPAKLLEAIAYTFHYPDPLQFLYGDRD, encoded by the coding sequence ATGAGTCAGGAAATCGTTTCAATCATTGGGTGCGGGTGGATCGGTTTACCCCTGGCCGAGCAACTCCTATCGGCGGGTTACGTCGTCAAAGGAAGTACGACAACAGCAGAAAAAGTAACATTGTTGCGCCAGAAAAAAATCGACGTCCACCAATTGTTGCTCAATCCTGAACCCATTGGCGATCTGGCTGCTTTGCTGGAAGCGGATACGCTGGTTATCGATATTCCGCCGAAAGCGGCCAAAACGGGTGACGATTTTCACCCCTTACAGATTCAGCACATAATCGATGCCGTTCAGCAATCGACGGTACAGCACGTGATTTATGTCAGTTCAACATCAGTTTACCCCGATCTGAACCGGGTTGTTGTTGAAGATGACATCACCATACCCGAACAATCACCGTCACCGGGCCTGGTTATGGCAGAGCGTTTGGTACAGACACTCGAACCGGAGCGATCCGTTACTATTTTGCGTTGTGGTGGACTACTGGGATACGATCGTAATCCCGGCAAATACGTTGCGGGTAAAACGGTCGATACCGGTAGCGTTCCGGTCAATTACCTACACCCCGACGATGCCGTTGGTATTCTGACCGTTCTTGTTCAGCAAAAGCCAGCAGGCGTTTATAATGCAGCAGCCCCCCTACATCCGACCCGGGAAGCGATCTATCGAAAAAGCTGCTCGGAATTTGGATACGCCTTACCTACGTTCGTTGAGCCACCGAAGCCGGTTCCATACAAGGTCATCAGCCCGGCCAAACTGCTCGAAGCGATAGCGTACACGTTTCACTACCCCGATCCGTTGCAGTTCCTGTACGGCGATCGTGACTAA
- a CDS encoding RNA polymerase sigma factor has protein sequence MLRLIPFFTTESQLIAALKRGESRAHKVVYERFSGKMLTVCTRYCANRDDAEEVMLDGFMRLFDKIEQFREDGSFEGWIRRIMVTESLMFLRKNKQWRQEIPLEDAAVEPDYVWADTAINENDLLRLVNQLPDGYRTIFNLYAIEGYAHAEIATMLDISEGTSKSQLSRARAILQVSLKKMEQEPGRRDQTGNYEKTNRKTAN, from the coding sequence ATGCTTCGACTTATACCGTTTTTTACGACTGAATCGCAGTTGATTGCTGCGTTGAAGCGGGGCGAAAGCCGCGCTCACAAGGTCGTTTACGAACGGTTTTCGGGCAAAATGCTGACTGTATGTACTCGTTATTGCGCCAATCGGGACGATGCCGAAGAAGTAATGCTTGACGGATTTATGCGGCTTTTTGACAAAATTGAACAGTTTCGGGAAGATGGCAGCTTTGAGGGATGGATACGGCGAATCATGGTAACTGAATCGCTCATGTTTCTCCGGAAAAACAAACAGTGGCGGCAGGAGATACCCCTTGAGGACGCAGCGGTTGAACCCGATTATGTGTGGGCAGATACAGCCATAAACGAAAACGATTTGCTTCGGTTAGTCAATCAACTACCCGATGGCTATCGGACAATATTCAATTTGTATGCCATTGAAGGATACGCCCACGCTGAAATAGCGACGATGCTGGATATTTCGGAAGGAACGTCGAAGTCACAATTAAGCCGGGCCAGAGCGATTCTCCAAGTTAGTTTAAAGAAAATGGAACAGGAACCGGGACGCCGGGACCAGACCGGAAACTATGAAAAAACAAACCGAAAGACAGCCAATTGA
- a CDS encoding SCO family protein produces the protein MTATRKAGILLATLLIPALFYVFLRFGTENHYTLPRYLPKIDSVKGEPLMGKVTLADGQVITDTIYNRIPPFKLIDQDGKSIDQSVVKGKIYVADFFFTRCGTICPRVSSQLTRVQDIFRANPSIAFLSYTVDPEHDRPEQLKAYAQKYEAIPGKWYFLTGTKAEIYDLAMHGYYLPAVDKGVKDASPDETFIHSQKLVLVDKQGIVRGFYDGTDKEDVDRLVLEIRVLLDIYGKE, from the coding sequence ATGACGGCCACTCGAAAAGCCGGGATCCTGCTTGCTACGCTGCTGATCCCGGCTTTATTTTATGTATTCCTGCGGTTCGGTACAGAAAATCACTATACCCTTCCGCGTTATCTCCCCAAGATTGATTCGGTGAAAGGTGAGCCCTTGATGGGTAAAGTAACGCTGGCCGATGGACAGGTGATCACCGATACCATTTACAATCGCATTCCCCCGTTTAAGTTAATCGACCAGGACGGCAAAAGTATAGATCAGTCAGTTGTAAAGGGAAAGATCTACGTTGCTGACTTCTTCTTCACCCGTTGCGGAACGATCTGCCCCCGAGTTTCGTCACAACTTACCCGAGTTCAGGATATATTCCGGGCTAACCCGAGTATCGCTTTTTTATCCTATACAGTAGATCCTGAACATGACCGCCCGGAACAGCTGAAAGCGTATGCTCAGAAGTATGAGGCTATCCCAGGAAAATGGTATTTTCTGACTGGCACCAAGGCTGAAATTTACGATTTGGCTATGCATGGCTATTATCTCCCGGCAGTTGACAAAGGGGTAAAAGACGCTAGTCCCGACGAAACTTTTATTCACAGCCAAAAGTTGGTATTAGTAGATAAGCAGGGGATTGTCAGAGGGTTCTACGATGGAACCGACAAAGAAGACGTTGACCGGCTAGTGCTTGAAATTCGTGTATTGCTGGATATATACGGCAAAGAATAA
- the cyoE gene encoding heme o synthase → MEKTIATSVVNAKVKAYIELIKLKLTLAVVFSGVFGYCLAADRVEWWKIAVLVIASIAITGAANIINQIIEKDSDKVMKRTAVRPLPTGRLSVNEAAVFAFILFSIGCYLYVEVFNIRAAALAVLSLLLYGFVYTPLKRKGQIAVFVGALPGAFPPMIGWVAATNHFGWAPGILFAIQFFWQFPHFWAIGWLAFDEYKKAGIQMMPGSGKNADTAFRIMIYTLFLVPVGWLPYLLGMTGINSALVAMIGGILFLAQTFHLMRTCTDKAALQMMFGSLLYLPVVQIVYLLDKV, encoded by the coding sequence GGCAGTCGTTTTCTCCGGTGTGTTTGGTTACTGCTTGGCTGCTGACAGGGTAGAGTGGTGGAAAATTGCTGTGTTGGTAATTGCTTCCATTGCTATAACTGGCGCTGCTAACATTATTAACCAGATCATAGAGAAAGACTCCGATAAGGTAATGAAACGGACAGCCGTCCGGCCATTGCCTACGGGTCGCCTGTCCGTAAACGAAGCGGCTGTTTTTGCATTTATCTTGTTCAGCATAGGCTGCTATTTGTACGTTGAAGTGTTTAACATCCGTGCTGCTGCCTTGGCAGTTCTGTCGCTTCTATTGTATGGGTTTGTTTACACTCCTCTTAAGCGGAAGGGTCAAATAGCGGTATTTGTTGGCGCGTTACCGGGGGCATTTCCGCCCATGATTGGCTGGGTAGCAGCTACGAATCATTTTGGTTGGGCTCCAGGAATTTTATTTGCCATCCAGTTTTTCTGGCAGTTTCCTCACTTCTGGGCGATTGGTTGGCTAGCATTCGATGAATACAAAAAGGCAGGTATTCAAATGATGCCGGGGAGTGGTAAAAATGCTGATACGGCGTTCCGGATAATGATTTATACCTTATTTCTGGTTCCTGTGGGTTGGCTTCCCTATCTGCTGGGAATGACCGGAATTAATTCGGCATTGGTCGCCATGATTGGCGGAATCTTGTTCCTGGCACAAACGTTTCACTTAATGAGGACCTGTACGGATAAAGCGGCTTTACAAATGATGTTTGGCTCGCTGCTGTACTTACCAGTTGTACAGATTGTTTACCTGTTAGACAAAGTTTAA
- a CDS encoding outer membrane beta-barrel protein: MLKLIASVILLLPAFIAQAAPEHPADSLVIRFANRTRLVIYAPDKASIQALSNYDLNKIVREMSMKLDSVSGGETAISKQDGSRFLKDTVLVVTRKKNGVTIVLNGTGDSTRSDSVKNRQQYKRSTVRRGINSWSRSIDFQIGLNTLLTQSTLAAYPSDVYSLKPLGSRYFAVAFSQRPTLINGKRAKFSLYYALEGSWNNYMFENNVVAQKGATQLDFVPYPEQLKKSKLTTFALQLPVVPRVSFYNTAGRKVFHLGLGGFVGYRLDSYTKIKHPDNDKDRNHANFYLNDFRYGLVAHIGIVRTNLFVKYDLNPVFQEGKGPDVRTLSFGISF; the protein is encoded by the coding sequence ATGCTGAAACTTATTGCTTCGGTAATTTTACTGCTACCGGCGTTTATCGCGCAGGCCGCACCCGAACATCCCGCCGATTCACTGGTCATTCGGTTTGCTAACCGCACTCGTCTGGTTATCTACGCGCCTGATAAAGCCAGCATTCAGGCTTTGTCCAACTATGATCTGAATAAGATCGTTCGCGAAATGAGCATGAAGCTGGATTCCGTATCAGGCGGTGAAACGGCTATTTCGAAGCAGGATGGGAGCCGATTCCTGAAGGATACTGTGCTCGTCGTTACGCGAAAGAAAAACGGGGTAACGATCGTTCTGAACGGGACAGGCGATTCGACTCGCTCGGATTCGGTAAAAAACCGGCAGCAGTACAAACGGTCGACAGTACGCCGGGGCATAAACTCATGGTCGAGGAGCATCGATTTTCAGATTGGTCTGAACACGTTGTTGACCCAGTCAACGCTGGCCGCTTATCCGAGTGATGTATATTCCCTAAAGCCGTTGGGCTCACGCTATTTTGCTGTCGCTTTTTCGCAGCGGCCAACCCTGATAAATGGCAAGCGGGCAAAATTCAGTCTCTATTATGCCCTTGAAGGGTCCTGGAACAACTACATGTTCGAAAATAACGTCGTAGCCCAGAAGGGAGCTACCCAGCTTGACTTTGTGCCCTATCCGGAACAGCTCAAGAAAAGTAAACTGACAACCTTTGCCCTGCAATTGCCCGTTGTGCCACGCGTCAGTTTTTACAATACAGCGGGGCGTAAAGTGTTTCACCTTGGTTTAGGCGGCTTCGTCGGTTACCGGCTCGACAGTTACACGAAGATCAAGCATCCGGATAACGACAAGGACCGTAACCATGCGAACTTTTACCTCAATGATTTTCGCTATGGTTTAGTGGCCCATATTGGTATCGTTCGGACGAATTTGTTCGTAAAATATGACCTGAATCCGGTTTTTCAGGAGGGGAAAGGACCGGACGTTCGTACACTGAGTTTTGGTATATCGTTTTGA